The Rahnella aquatilis CIP 78.65 = ATCC 33071 genomic sequence AACTGACCTTGCTCGGCAGTTGGATGAATTATTCCTCTCCGTGGCCGGGCAATGAGTGGCGACAGGCCGTTCAGCTTTTTGCTGAGAACAAGCTAAGCCTTGACCCTCTGATCGCCAGCGTTGCCCGTCCGCAGGAGTTTGTCAGGCACGTTACGGCACTGGCTGGCAAGCCGATGACGGGAAAGATTCTGCTGGATATGACGGGAGGCTGAGAAAATGTATCTGATTTCAAACAGGGAAATGTTGCTCGCTGCTCAGCGCGGGGGTTACGCCGTTCCGGCTTTCAACGTTCACAATCTCGAGACGGTACAAGTCGTTGCAGAAACGGCGGCAGCCATGAGTTCTCCGGTGATCCTTGCCGGAACGCCGGGGACATTCAGTTATGCGGGCACAGATTACCTGATCTCGATATGCCATGAGGCTGCGCGGAAGTATCGCATTCCACTGGCACTGCATCTGGACCATCATGAGGATCAGGGCGATATCGAAAGTAAAGTCCGGGCAGGCATCCGCTCCGTAATGATCGATGCGTCACATTTCCCGCTGGCAGAAAACATCCAACACGTGCGTGAAACTGTACGCTTATGTCATGCCTTTGATGCCAGTGTCGAAGCGGAACTTGGCCGCCTTGGCGGACAAGAAGACGATCTGGTGGTAGAAGAAGGCGACAGTATTTTCACCGATCCCGTTGTGGCTAAACATTTTGTTGAATCCACACGCATTGACTCGCTGGCCGTTGCGATTGGCTCTGCGCATGGCCTGTACCAGGGCGAACCGAAGCTGGATTTTAGCCGTCTTGGGCAAATCCGCCAGCAGGTCGATGTCCCGCTGGTACTGCATGGTGCATCCGGTATTCCTGAAAGCATGATCCGTCAGGCGATTGAACTTGGGATCTGCAAAGTCAATGTGGCAACCGAACTGAAAATCGCCTTTGCCGGTGCGATAAAAGAGTATTTCGCAGAACATCCGGATGCTAATGATCCCCGCAAATACATTGTGCCAGGGAAACTGGCGATGCAAAAAGTCGTTGAGGAGAAAATCAGGATCTGTGGCAGTGGCGGGTGCCTATAAGCGACCTGCATTAACGAAGCGGGCCAAATGCCCGCTTTCCAGATTTTTATGAAAGCGCCGGTTGCAGGCGTCATTCCGTTCTGATTTTATGGAAGTTCATTGTGAGTAAAATGGAAACTGCTATGACCACCCTCAACCACTTTGGCCAACCCATTGGTGACGCCCTCCCCGACTGGCAACCCCGCGAACGACCTTCTCATGTTCAGCTTGACGGCCTCTGGTGTCGTCTGGAGCCGCTGGACACTGAACGCCATAGTCAGGATCTCTTTAAGGCCTGGCACAGCATTGATGATAATCGCGACTGGACCTATCTCTCCGTCGACAGGCCTGCGACCCAGACTGATTGCGATCTGTTTATTTCTCAACAGGCCAGAAGTGAGGATCCGGTGTTTTTTGCGGTTGTCGATATACAGACACAACGCGCAGTCGGCAGCGTTTCTCTGTTGCGCATTGATGCGGTGAATGGCGTTGCTGAAATTGGCTGGGTGAACTGGTCTCCGCTGATGAAGCGCACACGTTTTGGCACTGAAGCGATTTATCTGTTGCAACGTTATCTGTTCGATACGCTGAAATATCGCCGCTGCGAATGGAAATGCCACAGCCTGAATGAGCCGTCAAAACGTGCCGCACAGCGTTTTGGTTTTCAATATGAAGGTATGTTCCGTCAGGCCATCGTCAATAAAGGCCACAACCGTGACACCTGCTGGTATTCCGTTCTCGACTACGAATGGCCTGCGTCAAAAGCCGCGTTTGAGCGCTGGTTAAGCACAGAGAATTTCACCCCCAAAGGTCAGCAAATACAACGGCTGGAAGCACTGCGTGAGTGAATGTGGCCTGCGTTATTCAGGCGCAGGCGGGTTTTATCGCGAAGGAGGTTTACAGTACTGTCAGCACGGTAATATCAGGCCACGCGTAGATTATGTTA encodes the following:
- a CDS encoding tagatose bisphosphate family class II aldolase, translated to MYLISNREMLLAAQRGGYAVPAFNVHNLETVQVVAETAAAMSSPVILAGTPGTFSYAGTDYLISICHEAARKYRIPLALHLDHHEDQGDIESKVRAGIRSVMIDASHFPLAENIQHVRETVRLCHAFDASVEAELGRLGGQEDDLVVEEGDSIFTDPVVAKHFVESTRIDSLAVAIGSAHGLYQGEPKLDFSRLGQIRQQVDVPLVLHGASGIPESMIRQAIELGICKVNVATELKIAFAGAIKEYFAEHPDANDPRKYIVPGKLAMQKVVEEKIRICGSGGCL
- a CDS encoding GNAT family N-acetyltransferase, translated to MTTLNHFGQPIGDALPDWQPRERPSHVQLDGLWCRLEPLDTERHSQDLFKAWHSIDDNRDWTYLSVDRPATQTDCDLFISQQARSEDPVFFAVVDIQTQRAVGSVSLLRIDAVNGVAEIGWVNWSPLMKRTRFGTEAIYLLQRYLFDTLKYRRCEWKCHSLNEPSKRAAQRFGFQYEGMFRQAIVNKGHNRDTCWYSVLDYEWPASKAAFERWLSTENFTPKGQQIQRLEALRE